The DNA region TTTCCTCCGAACAACCGAAAAAAATAACCACTTCATCTGTCTTTTTGGCTATTTGTCTCCTTCATCCGGGACGTACAGCATGCTGCCGTCTTCCAGACGATAAGCCACGCCGAGACGATTGCCCCGGCCGCCGGCGGCTTCCCAGGTAATGCGCGTGGCCTTGATTCTGGCACCCTCTTTGATGATAATCTCCATGCTGCCGTCGGTCTGCTGTTTCATGATCGTCATCTCTGAA from Pseudomonadota bacterium includes:
- a CDS encoding DUF2149 domain-containing protein — its product is MKYLQQRRSSRKGRAFGSQAFSDDDPMTGVANLFDIGLEFIVGLLMILFSAYRLQDLFDQNSEMTIMKQQTDGSMEIIIKEGARIKATRITWEAAGGRGNRLGVAYRLEDGSMLYVPDEGDK